The sequence GGAAGCAGTAGATGTCTCATTTAGCATCAATTATTGGATTCCTTTAGAAAATGACATAGAAGAACAATTAAAAGAGTGCATTGTTAAAATATTAGTTGAGCGCTTCGTACAAAGCGGAAGTAGAGAAGAACAAAAGTATATTCTAAACCCTAATCAGGtacatgtttttattatataaataaaagcgaTTTATAACTATGgaaattggttttttttttgcagttgaATGAGATTGAAAGTGATGccgaaatatttgaaattttagaatacTTGTACAATAACTTAAAAACGGATCGTTCGGCGCCGAAATCGCGCAAACTTAGTGTAACTCGACATCCTTATCAATACTTAAGCGAACAAGAAACTGAAAAACTAATTCAAGATTTGCCGGAAGGCATGATAGAAAGGGTGTCGCCAATGCAAAGTAatgattatgaaattttacTTAAACAAAATGCGAAACGTTTCAGTGCAACACAAACGAACAATGCACAGGAATCTAATCCTTTATGTAATATTAAAAGAGCACTGATAAACAGTGTGTGCGCACCGTCGGTTATAGAACAAATCAAAATGGAGTTTTTTAAGCGCAATGGACAgtaatcaaatatattttaactaaaatttgtaataaaaatgtatttcagataacattatttatttttattaattaatgctTCCAATATTTaatgttcatatatatttatatatgtgtaccagtaaatatgtatttttgcaaTATTGCTGTAAGCTTGGACTATAATACTAAATAATTTCGATAAGTGAATTCAAGTGCAAAactttacaattataaaaaatactccCTTCCACTGATTCAgggaaacaataaaataaaaacgtacAACATAACAAGGCATTGAAGTTGTGGAAGAGTTTCATAATATGCAGCGCACATTTTACCAGCCTGGTGGTTTCTGATTAGGATAGCCACCCTGTTGATGAGCAAAGCTGCCAGGATAAGTGCCATAGTGTCCGGGCTGCGGACCCTGTGGGAAACCACTATACTGATAAGGCGCTATgttaagacaaaaaaaaaattagtgtctGTAAGCATAAAACTTAGGTATAATAATACATACTTCCTGGATAAGGCAGCGTTGCATACGGATTAAATCCTTGTGGCATTGGTGGCGGAACGTATGTTGGGTATGGAACGTTCGGTGTGGCGCCATATGGCATCGGCATGCCTTGCATTTGATGTGGGTAGGGCACATTTCCGGCCGAATGTGCTGGAGCGTCCGGAACGGATGATGTTGAACTGGATGGGCTTAcatctatttaaaaatatatatatttacaccaataaaccaaagaaaatataatgaaCAAAATACCATTTCCTGACGTAGACGAATAATGCGATGGTAGTGTTGGTGTTGGACCAATTGCCGGGCGACTAGACTCAGTTGTCAAGTCCTTCAAAAGTTCCTCCTTTTCGGTTTTACGCGCAAaacaaaaatctgaaattttattttggaataCCACCAACAGTTCAGTTAAGTCATTATAGAATTTGGTGCCTTCTTTCAAATTGCCCAGCAACTCAATAAAACTGTCATAGGCGGTTGCCAATTCTTGATAGAGCTTATCGCGTGAACTACCACAACTACCGGTTTCAGAAGCGAATTGCTCGTGTGCTTGCTGAATGTCACTAATCAGTGTGGTCTGACGTTCTACACTTTCCTTTACCTGCGATTGCAGTGGATTCAAAACTTGCCCGATACGGGAGAGGGATATTGCTGGCTCGTCTATAGCGCCATCCTTTTGCAATGCTGACAAAAATTCATCTTTCATATTAAATGAAGCCGACTTTAGCTCCAATTCTATGGAATCACGTTCAGCTTTTATAGTTTCCACGGCTTCCATGAGACTCTTCAATCTTTGCACACTACTGCAGTTCTGATCGACGCTACCTCCAGATGCGGGCATTGCTTCCTGTATTTGCTCCGGAGCCATCGAAAGCAATTCTATGCcctaaatagaaaattaattaatatataacaataagttaataaaattattttttaaagtattcCCGAAAACTCTGTACCTTCTGATTAGTTTCGAATTTTTGGCGCACAATTTTGTCTGCTTCAATAGCATTTGTGATTACTTCACGATATTTTTTCGCGTTTGTCCGAAACATTTCTGTAAGCTTATCAGAGGGAATTCGAGTCCACTTTTGCTTGAATTGGTTTCGCAATTGATTGTCAGAATCACGTTCTTCATCCAGTAAACGTTCTGTTTCGTCCAATATTTCTCGATTACGTTGCAATAACTCAGGCAGTTCTTTCAGATAAGTATTTATGCTCTCGATACCGCCTTTGTTACGAACATCGATAGCCTTTTCACGTAGAGAAGGTGGTAGACCACTGCCAGCGTCGGTGGTCTCAATAGCTGCTGGTAAATTCAAACTAGCTAGTACGCCATTTAACGTCTGGGTGGCCTCACGAAGCTTCATTATTTCTCCATTCACTATTTCATTCTTACGCATGTCGGATGCAGTCAATGCACGATGTAACTCAACTGGTACTAATTCTGAGAAAATATCCTTAAAGTTAACCGCCAATGGTGAGGTCATTGGCAACGCCTTAGCAAGCTGTGCTTTTCCGGGTGATGGCAAGGAATTTACATCCGGTATCATTTCATTGTAGATGAACTCATTGTCCTTTGTTGATTCCTCTAGGTTTCGCCTGGCACGACTAAAGTACTCATCAAGGTAGGTAGTATTCCCAGAACGAGTTTGAGCCGCTTTAAATAACTCAACAGCCGAACGCAAACGTGCAATTTCCTCACCGATACGCTTTGCAGCGCGACATGCCAAACTCTGGTATAGGTGTGTTAAAGCGTGAAAGCCTGCCTGTTTGCCTGCAATGGCAGGAATCCATTCTTTTTCCCAAATATTACGCACGCTCTCCTTTTGCATGGCACGCAATACATCAGCATAGAATTCCTCGCACTGGCAACAAAGCTTAGCGATAATTTGATCTTTCATATtgtctgaaattgaaaaattatatataaacagataataaaaaaaagttacattattttgttacCTTTGATGGCTTTTAAAATGAAAACCTCTTGGGCCTGCGCCACCATCAATGCTTGCAAACAAATCAATGTATCCTGACTCAAATCTGGGGTAGGTTCAGATGGTATGGCGGCGGGTGTAGCACTTTTAAGATACTGAAATATACCTGCACTTTGCTGGAGCAACTTCAGTGCAAGCTTTAAACCTTCGTCGCTATCCAAAGCCTGTGCTGCTGCTACATTGCTCTGTAATGAAGCAATATTGAAGAGCACACATACCTTTTCATATAGCAGTGATGTATGAGctaaaattgtataaatgtaaaatataaatatcaataattaGACTTTGTTAAGTTAGACTTACTCAAACTAATGCGGCCACCAAAAATTGAGCCTTTGTCAAATGCATCCTTCCACTTAAAAGGGATTTGAAGTTCATTTACAGGAATTTTAGTTTCCAAAGAGCATATTTGATCATAGTAACTATAAGAGTACAAACAATTATagccattaatttttttgaaggtGGAATGTGTACGTTGCTACGAAATTGATATGCGTAAGCATGTTAACTatacaatgaaattatttaccAACTTATAAACAAttatgtacctacatatttaGTTCATTGTACTTTGCGCAtaccattttttatatgtgtattGTCAAATATCAAGAGTAATAAAAGAGATCATGACTCATTTTTGTTGTGGTCAAAATCGCTTATAGGTACTTAAgtcttcaattaatttattcaatacacatacatatacacaaatactgGTATTCTCCGATtacacatttaatttatttagataCTTACGCATAAACTACCTCGAGGGAAGattcatatttttcgaaaaacttccATATAGCTGTGTTGCGCTGTTTTGAGAATTCATTTACAGCTTCCGAATATTTGGCCTTTTCCTCGGTACTTGCTCCACTATAGGTGCTTTGAATGAGATTATTTAGCGGTTTAATGATGTCGACCTCAGCCGGCTTCTTGGGTGGCACAGCAAGTATTCTAGACATTTCACAATTTCTTATCGAcgaaacaaatatgtattaaagaactttaaaaatttttcgatgTTTGCAAATTGACTAATGGATGACGACTTAAATTCTTCCTCCAGTATGTTTcagattttatttgcttatctCACTTCTATCCGATTTATCATCTTTGTTTCCTACTGTTTTGATTTTCATATGGCAATATGGCGTATGGCCAGACCGTATGTATTATTctgaaacataaaatttttaaataattatcatTAGATTTTTATTccttaaagtttaaatttagtaatatttttcccttatcattttttcattttatttcatttcaagtTTTTCAGAGttaattcttaaatttattCCAATTATCATTCTATTACTGAATTTATTAACATTTGCTAAATGTATTCACAATAGTGACCAGCTGTGGTGATAGTGTTGGTTAACTTAAAGATATTCTTGAAATAACATAATGCAGTTATGTATTAacattaactttaattttggaagtattaataaattacaaaaaaatattttaacaattaaacaaaaaattcattagAAAACGCGggaataaaactttttaatactGACTTTGTAACGATAATTTCTCAATTTTAAGAATATGGCAACCTGTTGTAGGTTATTTTAGAAGACGCGCAcagattttataataaatacagcACTAACTAATtagtaaaataataactaacaaataatattttagactTCGGTATGAGTTTTACTGACGATTCTTCAGATTTGGATTGGTAAGTTTGTGCATATTTTCATGTTTCTTGTAGCAATAAATCTAACTTTAACCAACTGTCATTAACATTTCTTGATAGGAAAGAgtcaaaaatgaaaacaagcaAGTCCATAAAACAGGAACATCAAAGTAAACCAAAGTACGCCCAAAAGTTTTGCCAGAAATGGCTGAATATCTTTAATCCGTGGCTTACACGTTGCGAAGATGATCCCAATAAACCGTTTTGCCGAGCATGCCAATGTCGCTTAGATTGCAACCGCTGCCACCTACAACGTCACGAGCGAACTACAAAACATATTCGCAACTTGGAAATTCTCGTAAGCAAAGGGGAAGGTGCGGCACGACAAAATCTAAGCATTCGTCAGGAACGTAGCAAGTACTATCAACAACGCAAGAAGTTTAATTCTTCTCTGGCATCTTCCCAAGATGCTTCCGAAATTGGCGCTGACACAACTGACGAATTCATTGAGGAGTATGTTaccaaaaagtaataaataatttctcttTCCTCTAATATGCTTTTGTATCTTTTACAGAGCGGAACCTGAAGCGGAAACAGCATTTCAATTTGTTCAAGCGGAATCTGCGCCAGGCGACCAATATACAGAAGAAACCGTTTTGAAACAGGAAATTACATCTGCTGATGGCCAAACTGATCCCCTACCAGCGAATGCAGCATTAAAACAAGAGAAATTACGAGGAAGCCCGAAAAAGGCCGGAGTTAAAAAGGAACGAATGAAATTACTCATGCAAATACAAAAAGATAAGAACGATCTCATGGATTCATTTCGAGAACTTATGGGGACACCGGGAcaacaatctccgaaaaaagaaaaaaatcatgttgatttattttttgaaagcgtTAGTTCCAGTGTTAAAGCGTTATCTCCGAAACTGATAGCCGAAACAAAAATGCGTGTATCACAATTGATCTGTGAGTTGGAATTACGTGCTCTCACCGAAAATGAGGCCAATACCTCTGCAGTTGGCGGAgctactgctgttgttgtctcATCCGATCCCGGAGCCGTAGGTAATACATACGTTATAAATCAACCAGTAACGACGATGGTACATGGAACTACAGCACATCATACGACGGACAATAGTGGACATCATTACGAAGCTCTAAGTTGAAAATAATAGATACCTAAgaaatattatactttttgtttatatatgcgtaggttactaaaaaacaaaaacagcataTATATTTCTCTATTAAGAGAGAAAGACTTCGCTCATATATCTTTACGAAAAATTcgtaatacaaaatatattattttcaaaaattaattgaatatgcGTATAATaaaactgtacatacatacccatGTTGAACTTTCTAATTTTCTgcatgaaaaaaagtttttaaaaggtCCATTGATAACAAGTCAAACTATATGATAAAGAAATTGTATCTGTCTACATTAATTGAAGAgaatgaagtaaataaaaaaactaagttTTAGTGCAatcttttattcaaataaaaaatgtcttttaacTAAACCGCACACTATTTCTTCAAATCAGTATATATGGTACAATATGGTTTCCTACGGcaagaataataaattttcaatttaagttcatgtatacatatttatattattttctaataaaataagcaatattttaatattgtttaaaaatgctgttacatatacatatgcacagtaatgtaaacagataaataaaaaaaaactcataaaagcTCAGTAAGCAAGCTTAACATTTTCATCTAATTGAAAATAGGAAAGCTTAAGAGCTGCAGTATCGGAATGACAGTCATGAATATTGTAACGGCTCGAATGttggcatttaaattaattttaacaagtGATTTATAAATTAGTTTAATAGTATGATTATGtgtggaaaaattataaaatcataaaaaatatgtgtcacAATGATAAATTATTAAGAGAATATCTATGCCTCAATACTTGCTTACGTGAATAAATTGATATAGTATGTTGTGCCATagttttacatatgtaaatgcaaatattgtaattataagtgaaaatgcaatttttaagcctt is a genomic window of Bactrocera dorsalis isolate Fly_Bdor unplaced genomic scaffold, ASM2337382v1 BdCtg013, whole genome shotgun sequence containing:
- the LOC105227574 gene encoding programmed cell death 6-interacting protein, which encodes MSRILAVPPKKPAEVDIIKPLNNLIQSTYSGASTEEKAKYSEAVNEFSKQRNTAIWKFFEKYESSLEVVYAYYDQICSLETKIPVNELQIPFKWKDAFDKGSIFGGRISLTHTSLLYEKVCVLFNIASLQSNVAAAQALDSDEGLKLALKLLQQSAGIFQYLKSATPAAIPSEPTPDLSQDTLICLQALMVAQAQEVFILKAIKDNMKDQIIAKLCCQCEEFYADVLRAMQKESVRNIWEKEWIPAIAGKQAGFHALTHLYQSLACRAAKRIGEEIARLRSAVELFKAAQTRSGNTTYLDEYFSRARRNLEESTKDNEFIYNEMIPDVNSLPSPGKAQLAKALPMTSPLAVNFKDIFSELVPVELHRALTASDMRKNEIVNGEIMKLREATQTLNGVLASLNLPAAIETTDAGSGLPPSLREKAIDVRNKGGIESINTYLKELPELLQRNREILDETERLLDEERDSDNQLRNQFKQKWTRIPSDKLTEMFRTNAKKYREVITNAIEADKIVRQKFETNQKGIELLSMAPEQIQEAMPASGGSVDQNCSSVQRLKSLMEAVETIKAERDSIELELKSASFNMKDEFLSALQKDGAIDEPAISLSRIGQVLNPLQSQVKESVERQTTLISDIQQAHEQFASETGSCGSSRDKLYQELATAYDSFIELLGNLKEGTKFYNDLTELLVVFQNKISDFCFARKTEKEELLKDLTTESSRPAIGPTPTLPSHYSSTSGNDVSPSSSTSSVPDAPAHSAGNVPYPHQMQGMPMPYGATPNVPYPTYVPPPMPQGFNPYATLPYPGTPYQYSGFPQGPQPGHYGTYPGSFAHQQGGYPNQKPPGW
- the LOC105227576 gene encoding protein suppressor of variegation 3-7 translates to MSFTDDSSDLDWKESKMKTSKSIKQEHQSKPKYAQKFCQKWLNIFNPWLTRCEDDPNKPFCRACQCRLDCNRCHLQRHERTTKHIRNLEILVSKGEGAARQNLSIRQERSKYYQQRKKFNSSLASSQDASEIGADTTDEFIEEAEPEAETAFQFVQAESAPGDQYTEETVLKQEITSADGQTDPLPANAALKQEKLRGSPKKAGVKKERMKLLMQIQKDKNDLMDSFRELMGTPGQQSPKKEKNHVDLFFESVSSSVKALSPKLIAETKMRVSQLICELELRALTENEANTSAVGGATAVVVSSDPGAVGNTYVINQPVTTMVHGTTAHHTTDNSGHHYEALS